CTGACGGGGGCTTTTTTCAGCTCAGCGACTCGATCAGGTCGATGTACTGCTGCATGGCGTCGTCGGCCGAGGTGCCCTTGAAGCCGTTCCAGGCGTCCCACTTGGCGCGGCCCACCATGTCGCCGAAGCCGGGCTTCTTCTCGCTGTTGTCGCCAGCGGTGGCCTGCTTGTAGAGGCCGTAGATCTTGAGCAGCGTGCTGTTGTCGGGGCGCTCGGCGAGCTTCTTGGAGTTGGCAACGGCGGCGTCGAAGCGGGCCTTGAGATCGGACATGGGGTCTCCTGAAGGGATGGCGGTTTGTCCCGGTATCTTACGGAGGCGACTCTGCCCAGAATAGAGAACCCACCCGAGGAGACACCATGGATCACCGCGTCGCCACCGTCACGCAGGCGCTGAGCACCGCGATCGGCCTGCCCGGCGAACGCATGAGCAAGGTCGACACGGCCTGGCTGCGCATGGACTCGCCGGCCAACCTCATGATGATCGTGGGCGTGTGGATCCTGCGGCCCGGCCTGACGCGTGCGGCGCTGGCCGAACGCATCACCGATCGGCTGCTGGGCTACCAGCGCTTCCGCCAGGTGCCGCGCGAAGACGCGGCTGGCGCGGCCTGGCACGACGACCCCGGCTTCGACCTCGCGCGCCACCTCACCACGCACCGGCTCAAGCGCGCCAAGGGTCAGAG
This is a stretch of genomic DNA from Hydrogenophaga crocea. It encodes these proteins:
- a CDS encoding acyl-CoA-binding protein translates to MSDLKARFDAAVANSKKLAERPDNSTLLKIYGLYKQATAGDNSEKKPGFGDMVGRAKWDAWNGFKGTSADDAMQQYIDLIESLS